A part of Thermotoga petrophila RKU-1 genomic DNA contains:
- a CDS encoding DNA-methyltransferase, which yields MKRRKSTRTSSFGVKGRESHDSSPFYSRAIYSNFSLPKPSEEDLIENPLPENLLDKVIEGDAREVLKKIPDCSIHLMVTSPPYNVGKEYDEDMTLDEYLEFIEEIMKEVYRVLVWGGRACFNVANLGRKPYIPLHAYLIHLFEKIGFLIRGEIIWDKGEAVSGSSTAWGSWMSPVNPVLRDQHEYIIVMSKGDLKRRKPSDREAKSTITREEFLEFTRSVWKFPPESAKRVGHPAPFPEELPYRCIQLYTFKGDVVLDPFAGVGTTCVAAVKTGRHFVGIEINPEYVKKAEERVKDILSKPTLFEDHC from the coding sequence GTGAAGAGAAGAAAATCAACAAGAACCAGTTCTTTTGGAGTAAAAGGCCGGGAAAGCCATGATTCATCTCCATTTTATAGTAGAGCGATCTATTCCAACTTTTCCCTTCCAAAACCTTCAGAGGAAGATCTCATCGAGAACCCACTTCCTGAAAATCTCTTAGACAAGGTCATTGAGGGGGATGCCAGAGAAGTTCTGAAAAAAATACCTGACTGTTCGATACATCTCATGGTGACTTCACCTCCGTACAATGTAGGGAAAGAATACGATGAAGATATGACTCTTGATGAATACCTTGAATTCATAGAAGAAATCATGAAAGAAGTGTACAGGGTTCTCGTCTGGGGTGGAAGAGCCTGTTTTAATGTAGCAAATCTTGGAAGAAAACCGTACATTCCTCTTCATGCGTATCTCATCCATTTGTTTGAAAAGATAGGCTTTTTGATACGTGGAGAGATCATTTGGGACAAAGGGGAAGCGGTGAGTGGTTCTTCGACTGCGTGGGGTTCGTGGATGTCTCCTGTAAATCCCGTGCTAAGAGATCAACACGAATATATAATTGTAATGAGTAAAGGAGATCTAAAGCGAAGAAAACCCAGTGATAGAGAAGCAAAATCAACAATAACAAGGGAAGAATTTTTAGAATTCACAAGGAGTGTGTGGAAATTTCCACCAGAGTCAGCTAAGAGAGTAGGACATCCTGCCCCCTTTCCTGAGGAACTTCCTTACCGTTGTATACAGCTCTACACCTTTAAAGGAGATGTCGTTCTCGATCCTTTTGCTGGTGTAGGAACAACTTGTGTGGCTGCCGTTAAAACAGGACGGCATTTTGTTGGAATAGAGATAAATCCCGAATACGTAAAAAAGGCCGAAGAAAGGGTAAAGGATATTCTCAGCAAACCTACTCTTTTTGAAGATCACTGTTGA
- a CDS encoding phosphoglycerate dehydrogenase translates to MKKVLIVTRTFGKYSQEPVEFLKKEGFEIIRSDTIDPDILKEVDALIVGTHPVTAEMIENSSLKVIAKHGVGVDNIDLEAATKKGIPVTITAGANSLSVAELTIAFIFALIRGLVWAHNKLFLERKWEGTVGQEVSGKTLGVVGFGSIGREVVKKAVCLGMNVLVYDPYVSKDNVRLLEATPVDDLDQLLKESDFVSLHVPLNESTKNMIGERELSLMKKSAFLINTSRGGLVDEEALVKALKEGRIAGAALDVFSEEPPNPNSPLFKCPNLITTAHIGAHTKESILRMNMMAAQSVVDFFKGNIPKYVVNKEVAQILKEKGYQEVS, encoded by the coding sequence ATGAAAAAAGTATTGATCGTGACACGAACCTTCGGAAAGTACTCCCAGGAACCTGTTGAATTCCTCAAAAAAGAAGGCTTCGAAATAATAAGATCCGACACTATAGATCCTGACATCCTGAAGGAAGTAGATGCTTTGATTGTGGGAACACACCCAGTAACAGCAGAAATGATAGAAAATTCCAGTCTTAAAGTCATAGCAAAGCACGGTGTGGGGGTGGACAACATAGATTTGGAAGCTGCCACGAAAAAAGGTATTCCCGTTACCATCACAGCCGGTGCAAATTCCCTTTCCGTCGCAGAGCTCACAATCGCTTTCATCTTCGCACTGATTAGAGGTCTTGTATGGGCTCACAACAAACTGTTTCTCGAAAGAAAATGGGAAGGAACGGTGGGACAGGAAGTTTCTGGAAAAACACTGGGTGTGGTGGGGTTTGGCTCGATAGGAAGAGAAGTGGTTAAAAAGGCTGTCTGCCTTGGAATGAACGTGCTGGTCTACGATCCTTATGTGAGTAAAGATAATGTTAGATTACTGGAGGCTACCCCTGTTGATGATCTGGATCAACTTCTAAAAGAGAGTGATTTCGTCTCACTCCATGTTCCGCTGAACGAAAGTACAAAGAACATGATAGGAGAAAGAGAACTCTCACTCATGAAGAAATCTGCTTTTTTGATCAACACCTCCCGCGGAGGACTGGTAGATGAAGAAGCACTCGTGAAAGCTTTGAAAGAGGGAAGAATAGCAGGTGCTGCCTTGGATGTCTTCTCTGAGGAACCTCCGAATCCCAATTCACCTCTTTTCAAATGTCCCAATCTCATCACCACAGCCCATATAGGTGCGCATACAAAGGAATCCATCCTCAGAATGAATATGATGGCTGCTCAATCTGTGGTGGACTTTTTCAAGGGTAATATTCCGAAATACGTGGTGAATAAAGAAGTAGCCCAGATTTTGAAAGAGAAGGGTTATCAAGAAGTATCTTGA
- a CDS encoding MurR/RpiR family transcriptional regulator, whose product MDVIQRIKEKYDEFTNAEKKIADTILSDPKGIIESSISDLSEKAGVKSEASVVKFYKKLGLNSFQQFKVLLAQSISRAPLEIVYEDVSSEDDTKTITEKIFKATVRAILDTLNWMDVDSIEKAVDLFKNAQRIIFIGFAASAAVAFDAFHKFTRIGKNCLFSNDEHIIATILATASPNDLLVAISHTGETISVVNFAKKAKEMKMPVVAITGNRKSTLAKYSNVVLATNTKETKIRTDAMTSRIVQLVILDTIYTLLAARDPRAIEILNRSRLAVSELKY is encoded by the coding sequence GTGGATGTTATTCAGAGGATCAAGGAAAAATACGATGAGTTCACGAATGCAGAGAAAAAAATAGCTGATACCATCCTTTCTGATCCGAAGGGAATTATAGAGAGTTCCATCAGCGATCTCAGCGAAAAAGCAGGTGTGAAGAGTGAAGCTTCCGTCGTGAAGTTTTACAAAAAACTGGGATTGAACAGCTTTCAACAGTTCAAGGTGCTTTTGGCTCAGAGCATCTCCAGGGCACCGCTCGAGATCGTCTACGAAGATGTCTCGAGTGAGGACGATACGAAAACCATCACGGAGAAGATATTCAAAGCAACAGTGAGGGCCATCCTGGATACACTGAATTGGATGGATGTCGATTCCATCGAAAAGGCCGTCGATCTGTTTAAAAACGCTCAGAGGATCATATTCATCGGTTTCGCGGCCTCGGCAGCTGTTGCGTTTGATGCGTTTCACAAATTCACAAGAATAGGAAAGAACTGTCTGTTTTCTAACGATGAGCACATCATAGCAACCATTCTTGCTACAGCTTCACCAAACGATCTGCTGGTTGCCATTTCGCACACCGGAGAAACGATCTCTGTGGTGAACTTCGCTAAAAAAGCGAAAGAGATGAAAATGCCGGTTGTTGCTATCACAGGGAATAGAAAATCCACGCTTGCGAAGTACTCGAATGTTGTCCTTGCCACCAACACAAAAGAGACGAAAATAAGAACCGATGCGATGACTTCGAGAATAGTCCAGCTTGTGATTCTCGATACGATATACACGCTTTTAGCAGCAAGAGATCCAAGGGCAATAGAAATTCTCAACAGGAGTAGACTCGCGGTTTCAGAATTGAAGTACTGA
- a CDS encoding SDR family NAD(P)-dependent oxidoreductase translates to MNFQGKVVLITGAGSGIGKKAAIMFAERGAKVAINDISEEKGKETVELIKGRGGEAAFIFGDVAKDAEQIVKKTVETFGRLDILVNNAGIVPYGNIEETSEEDFDKTIAVNVKGPFLLSKYAVEQMKKQGGGVIVNVSSEAGLIGIPRRCVYSVSKAALLGLTRSLAVDYVDYGIRVNAVCPGTTQSEGLMARVKASPNPEELLKKMTSRIPMKRLGKEEEIAFAILFAACDEAGFMTGSIINIDGGSTAV, encoded by the coding sequence ATGAATTTCCAAGGAAAAGTGGTTTTGATAACAGGAGCAGGTTCCGGCATCGGAAAGAAGGCAGCCATTATGTTCGCAGAAAGAGGAGCGAAGGTAGCAATTAACGATATCTCTGAGGAAAAAGGAAAAGAAACAGTGGAGCTGATAAAGGGTCGGGGAGGAGAAGCTGCGTTTATCTTCGGAGATGTGGCGAAAGATGCAGAACAGATAGTGAAGAAAACAGTGGAAACGTTCGGAAGGCTTGACATCCTGGTGAACAACGCTGGTATTGTGCCTTATGGGAACATAGAAGAGACTTCGGAGGAAGACTTTGACAAAACGATAGCCGTGAACGTCAAAGGGCCTTTCCTTCTTTCAAAATATGCTGTCGAGCAGATGAAAAAACAGGGCGGAGGAGTCATTGTGAACGTTTCCTCCGAAGCAGGACTCATAGGGATTCCAAGAAGGTGTGTCTACAGTGTTTCAAAAGCAGCACTCCTGGGACTCACACGATCTCTTGCCGTTGACTACGTCGATTACGGAATCAGGGTCAACGCGGTGTGTCCAGGCACCACTCAGTCTGAGGGGCTCATGGCGAGGGTGAAGGCTTCTCCGAATCCAGAAGAACTCCTGAAAAAGATGACCTCCAGGATCCCCATGAAGAGACTGGGGAAAGAAGAGGAAATTGCCTTCGCAATCCTCTTTGCGGCGTGTGACGAAGCCGGATTTATGACGGGCAGTATCATAAACATAGATGGAGGTTCTACCGCTGTGTAA
- a CDS encoding TRAP transporter large permease subunit, with amino-acid sequence MIIVLIAFAVFLMLGMPVAFAIGISGFLWFLQHPELPITIPIQRLLSQTVNFTLLAIPMFIVAGNVMNSAGVTRRLLDFASTLVGHMRGGLGQVSAVLSTLMGGVSGSSIADAAMETRMLGPEMLRRGYPRGFAVAVNVWTSLITPIIPPGIAFIIYGTIGQVSIGRLFAAGIGPGLLLMVVYMITIWFVAKRLNLAPEREKRAPINEVFRSLGKSIWALMFPVLLIVGLRGGIFTPSEVGSFAVLYGMLVGFIIHREMSFKTFYWETLENSLGDIGSVMFILSMSTIFGYGMIWERIPEKLAEFLLGISSNPNVLMIMISLFLVFAGLFVDATALILMLTAILLPVARQVGIDPVHFGLVFILSAAMGNQTPPVGASMYAGCSVLGATIEEYIQASWPFLFVAILAIFLVIFFPQIVLFIPNLIFG; translated from the coding sequence ATGATCATAGTGCTCATTGCCTTCGCTGTTTTTCTGATGCTTGGCATGCCTGTTGCCTTCGCTATAGGAATATCCGGATTCCTCTGGTTTCTTCAGCATCCAGAACTTCCCATCACTATTCCGATACAGAGACTGCTTTCTCAAACAGTGAATTTCACGCTGCTTGCTATTCCCATGTTCATTGTGGCTGGTAATGTGATGAATTCTGCCGGTGTGACGAGAAGACTCCTTGATTTTGCCTCTACCCTCGTTGGTCACATGAGAGGAGGACTCGGTCAGGTTTCAGCTGTTCTTTCCACGTTGATGGGAGGAGTTTCCGGATCCAGTATTGCGGACGCGGCGATGGAAACAAGGATGCTCGGTCCAGAGATGCTCAGACGAGGCTATCCAAGAGGATTCGCTGTTGCCGTGAACGTCTGGACGTCCCTGATCACTCCTATTATCCCTCCCGGTATCGCTTTCATCATTTACGGTACAATCGGTCAGGTCTCCATAGGAAGGCTCTTTGCGGCGGGAATAGGACCTGGTCTTCTTTTGATGGTGGTTTACATGATCACCATATGGTTTGTTGCTAAAAGATTGAACCTTGCACCTGAACGAGAGAAACGAGCACCGATAAACGAAGTTTTCAGATCTCTTGGAAAGAGTATCTGGGCTCTTATGTTTCCGGTTTTGCTGATTGTGGGTTTGAGAGGCGGTATCTTCACCCCTTCGGAGGTTGGTTCTTTCGCAGTTTTGTACGGAATGCTGGTGGGATTCATAATACACAGGGAGATGTCTTTCAAAACCTTTTATTGGGAAACCCTGGAGAATTCTCTTGGTGATATCGGTAGTGTGATGTTCATACTTTCAATGTCTACAATCTTTGGTTACGGTATGATATGGGAAAGGATACCGGAAAAGCTCGCGGAATTTCTCCTTGGAATATCTTCCAATCCAAACGTTCTGATGATAATGATCTCCTTGTTCCTGGTCTTCGCTGGTTTGTTTGTGGACGCAACGGCTTTGATTCTCATGCTTACAGCAATCCTGCTTCCTGTGGCAAGACAGGTGGGAATAGATCCCGTTCACTTCGGTTTGGTGTTCATTCTATCTGCTGCTATGGGTAATCAGACACCGCCTGTAGGTGCTTCCATGTATGCCGGTTGCTCTGTGCTCGGTGCAACCATAGAAGAATACATACAGGCATCCTGGCCTTTTCTGTTTGTGGCGATACTGGCAATATTTCTGGTTATTTTCTTTCCGCAGATCGTACTGTTCATTCCGAATCTCATCTTTGGATAA
- a CDS encoding TRAP transporter small permease — MKKVDQILLKFEKHAAKILLMVMIVLVFASGVARFLKHPINWAVDMSSFFFAWACFFAVDVAWRENKMMSVDILVKKFSERTQKIIRVVNYIIILAFIVYLIVWGFYLSYKTRYRTFVGIPNFSYTWVTLSVPVGAILLFRTTVLKLIEEFRGNKKEER, encoded by the coding sequence GTGAAAAAAGTGGACCAGATTCTTTTGAAGTTTGAAAAACACGCCGCCAAGATTCTCCTTATGGTTATGATTGTTCTCGTTTTTGCTTCAGGAGTTGCCAGATTTCTAAAGCATCCAATAAACTGGGCTGTTGATATGAGTAGCTTTTTCTTTGCCTGGGCCTGTTTCTTTGCGGTGGATGTGGCCTGGCGTGAAAACAAGATGATGTCTGTGGACATCCTTGTGAAGAAATTTTCCGAAAGGACTCAAAAGATCATCAGGGTAGTGAATTACATCATTATCCTTGCTTTCATTGTTTATCTTATCGTGTGGGGCTTTTATCTTTCCTATAAAACAAGATACAGAACCTTCGTGGGGATACCAAACTTCAGCTACACGTGGGTCACACTGAGTGTTCCTGTTGGTGCAATTTTGCTATTCAGAACAACTGTACTGAAGCTGATAGAAGAGTTCAGAGGCAACAAGAAGGAGGAAAGATGA
- a CDS encoding C4-dicarboxylate TRAP transporter substrate-binding protein has protein sequence MGKKLLLMLILGVFLVSAVFGAKYTLRFGHVLAPGEPYHQAFLKWAKAVEERTNGDVRIEVFPSSQLGVEEDIIEQIRMGAPVGWNTDSARLGMYVKDIGVMNLAYFIDFMGAKTPEEAMEVLKKIKQSPTMQKWLKELEQKFGIKVLSFYWVQGYRHFVTNKPIREPEDLNGLRIRTPGAPAWQESIRALGAIPVAVNFGEIYTAVQTKAVDGAELTYANVYNGGLYEVLKYMSETGHFLLINFEIVSADWFNSLPKEYQKIIEEEIDKAGIEVSLKIMKELEEEYKQKCIEKGMTVIPASEIDKEAFMERAKQAYKNLGLEDALNQLIKEVKGE, from the coding sequence ATGGGTAAAAAGCTTCTTTTGATGCTGATTTTAGGCGTGTTTTTAGTGTCGGCTGTGTTCGGTGCAAAGTACACACTGAGATTTGGACACGTTCTTGCTCCAGGTGAACCGTACCATCAGGCGTTTCTGAAATGGGCCAAGGCAGTTGAGGAGAGAACGAACGGCGATGTTAGAATTGAAGTCTTCCCGAGTTCACAGCTTGGTGTGGAAGAGGACATCATCGAGCAGATCAGAATGGGAGCGCCTGTGGGATGGAACACGGACTCTGCAAGGCTTGGAATGTACGTTAAAGACATCGGCGTCATGAACCTTGCATACTTCATCGATTTCATGGGCGCAAAAACTCCTGAAGAGGCGATGGAGGTTCTGAAGAAGATCAAGCAATCTCCAACAATGCAGAAGTGGTTGAAAGAGTTGGAACAGAAATTCGGTATAAAGGTTCTCTCCTTCTACTGGGTGCAGGGTTACAGACACTTTGTGACAAACAAACCCATCAGGGAACCGGAAGACCTGAATGGTTTGAGAATCAGAACTCCCGGTGCGCCTGCATGGCAGGAATCCATAAGAGCTCTTGGTGCCATCCCTGTTGCCGTCAACTTCGGAGAGATCTACACAGCGGTCCAGACGAAAGCGGTCGATGGAGCAGAACTCACTTACGCGAATGTTTACAACGGTGGTCTATACGAAGTTTTGAAGTACATGTCTGAAACGGGACACTTCCTTCTCATCAACTTCGAAATCGTCAGCGCAGACTGGTTCAACAGCCTGCCCAAGGAATATCAGAAGATTATTGAGGAAGAGATTGACAAAGCGGGAATCGAAGTTTCTCTCAAAATCATGAAAGAACTCGAAGAAGAATACAAACAGAAGTGTATTGAAAAGGGTATGACAGTGATACCAGCTTCTGAAATCGACAAGGAAGCCTTTATGGAAAGGGCAAAACAGGCTTACAAGAATCTCGGTCTTGAGGATGCTCTCAACCAGTTGATCAAGGAAGTGAAGGGAGAGTAA
- a CDS encoding ThuA domain-containing protein — protein sequence MGVFSFLGDKYHDHDLFLETLKYALNCEINDLRPEDFPEIRKFPDLVVIGRWNLLDDETPWFKEEETKILEDYVRSGGMLFVWHSGLARFPESYNRLVGGRFIHHPPQKKVRYYGKDVEFELVDEHYFVDLYSDVEIFLWSESEDGTSIAGWMKRYYNGKILALTPAHSEGLKDQVFRDFLKKVLNTFVNQASW from the coding sequence ATGGGAGTTTTTTCTTTTCTTGGCGACAAATACCACGATCACGATCTCTTTCTGGAAACCTTGAAATATGCCTTAAACTGTGAGATCAATGATCTTCGTCCTGAGGATTTCCCAGAGATCAGAAAATTCCCAGATCTTGTTGTCATAGGACGCTGGAACCTCCTCGACGATGAAACACCGTGGTTCAAAGAGGAAGAAACAAAGATTCTGGAAGACTACGTGAGATCCGGAGGAATGCTCTTTGTCTGGCACTCCGGCCTTGCACGTTTTCCAGAGAGCTACAACAGGCTTGTTGGAGGAAGGTTCATCCACCATCCACCTCAGAAGAAAGTGAGATACTACGGCAAGGACGTTGAATTTGAACTCGTAGATGAACACTATTTCGTGGATCTGTATTCCGATGTGGAGATATTCCTCTGGAGTGAATCAGAAGACGGTACCTCCATCGCGGGCTGGATGAAAAGATATTACAACGGAAAAATACTGGCCCTCACACCCGCTCACAGTGAGGGCCTGAAGGATCAGGTCTTTAGAGATTTTTTGAAGAAAGTTCTCAACACCTTTGTTAATCAGGCTTCATGGTAA
- a CDS encoding heavy-metal-associated domain-containing protein, whose translation MRYVLNVPDISCNHCKMRISKALEELGVKNYEVSVEEKKVVVETEDLDSVLKKLEEIDYPVESYHEA comes from the coding sequence ATGAGGTACGTACTCAACGTTCCGGATATTTCCTGCAATCACTGCAAAATGAGAATTTCGAAGGCGCTGGAAGAACTGGGCGTTAAAAACTACGAAGTGAGCGTGGAAGAGAAGAAAGTGGTTGTTGAAACGGAAGATCTGGACAGTGTTTTGAAGAAACTCGAGGAGATCGACTATCCGGTGGAGAGTTACCATGAAGCCTGA
- a CDS encoding heavy metal translocating P-type ATPase, with the protein MSDQKTMEDRAAKNEEIKKTFTVTGMTCATCAKTVEKTLKKLDGVKFAAVNLATSTGFIVAEKEISFEEIKKAVEEVGYGVTTESPEDVERKRYEESKRNLILAWLVTAPLALLMIYHMFVSEVPYFTWIEVFAGAFVTFYVGRGTIRGAWIALTHKHTNMDTLIFFGAVTSWVTALLDSVGLPVMSFGAIGAMIVAFHITGRFIESYLRDRASKEIKALLKLQAKEARVITDEGEVMMPIEAVKEGFIVLVKPGERIPVDGVIVEGQSSIDESVVTGESIPVLKRENDEVIGGSLNVSSPIKIKVTKVGEDTFLSQMVKLIQEAQGSKVPIQALADRITMWFVPTIIVLAITSALVWYFNYERFLPFVEKAREIFPWIIQTSDPLTFSVFVFVATIVIACPCALGLATPMALVTGTGLAAKKGLLIRNAEAIQTSKDVGVVLTDKTGTLTEGSPKVVDHNLSAELIKIVTSIERNSNHPLAKAISELSQNVVEVESVEEVPGEGVRARYKGEEYFVGKPLDYSKYESLLEEGKTVVEVRRNGEVVGFLAIEDPIREDSSEAVRKLKEMGIEPVMITGDNEKTAKAVARRLGIERFHAGVKPSEKLDLVRSYQAQGKKVAMVGDGMNDAAALKGADVGIAIGSGTDLAIDSADIIITKGGISKVVDAIEISRKTFKIIKQNLFWAFFYNVVAIPMAMMGLLHPVIAELAMAFSSITVTLNSMRVRE; encoded by the coding sequence ATGAGCGATCAGAAAACGATGGAGGATCGTGCTGCGAAGAATGAGGAGATAAAGAAGACCTTCACTGTGACAGGAATGACGTGCGCCACCTGTGCGAAAACCGTTGAAAAGACCCTGAAAAAACTCGACGGGGTGAAGTTCGCGGCTGTGAATCTTGCCACTTCAACGGGGTTCATAGTGGCAGAGAAAGAGATATCCTTCGAGGAAATCAAAAAAGCTGTGGAGGAAGTAGGATACGGAGTAACAACAGAATCTCCGGAAGATGTGGAAAGAAAGCGATACGAAGAGTCGAAGAGAAATCTGATTCTTGCCTGGCTTGTCACGGCCCCTCTTGCCCTCCTCATGATCTATCACATGTTTGTTTCTGAGGTACCTTATTTCACCTGGATAGAGGTTTTCGCGGGTGCGTTCGTTACGTTCTACGTGGGCAGAGGAACGATCAGAGGAGCATGGATAGCCCTCACACACAAACACACAAACATGGACACGCTCATCTTCTTCGGTGCGGTGACTTCTTGGGTGACCGCTCTTCTTGACAGTGTGGGACTTCCTGTAATGTCCTTTGGTGCCATCGGTGCGATGATCGTTGCGTTCCACATCACGGGACGTTTCATAGAATCTTACCTGCGCGACAGGGCCAGCAAAGAAATCAAAGCCCTTCTGAAACTTCAAGCAAAAGAAGCCCGCGTCATCACCGACGAAGGAGAAGTGATGATGCCGATAGAGGCAGTGAAAGAGGGTTTCATCGTGCTGGTAAAACCCGGTGAAAGAATCCCCGTGGATGGGGTGATCGTGGAAGGGCAGTCTTCGATCGACGAATCTGTGGTCACGGGTGAATCCATACCGGTTTTGAAGAGAGAAAACGATGAAGTGATCGGTGGTTCTTTGAATGTATCGAGTCCTATCAAAATAAAAGTCACAAAGGTAGGAGAAGACACCTTTTTGTCTCAAATGGTCAAATTGATTCAGGAAGCGCAAGGTTCGAAGGTACCGATTCAGGCTCTGGCCGACAGGATCACCATGTGGTTTGTTCCCACGATCATCGTCCTCGCTATAACCAGCGCTCTGGTGTGGTACTTCAATTACGAACGGTTCCTTCCTTTTGTAGAAAAGGCAAGAGAAATCTTTCCCTGGATCATACAAACCAGTGACCCGCTGACCTTCTCTGTCTTCGTCTTCGTTGCAACGATCGTCATAGCGTGTCCGTGCGCTCTTGGTCTTGCAACTCCCATGGCGCTCGTCACGGGAACGGGGCTTGCTGCAAAGAAGGGCCTTCTCATAAGAAACGCCGAGGCGATTCAGACATCGAAGGATGTAGGAGTGGTGCTCACAGACAAGACAGGAACGCTCACCGAGGGTAGTCCAAAGGTGGTGGATCACAATCTCTCCGCTGAACTGATCAAAATTGTTACGAGTATAGAGAGAAACTCGAACCATCCTCTTGCAAAGGCAATTTCTGAACTTTCTCAGAATGTAGTTGAGGTAGAAAGCGTGGAGGAAGTCCCAGGAGAAGGAGTGAGGGCACGTTACAAGGGAGAAGAGTATTTTGTCGGGAAGCCTCTGGATTATTCAAAGTACGAGTCTCTCCTGGAGGAAGGAAAGACCGTAGTTGAGGTGAGAAGAAACGGTGAAGTTGTAGGATTTCTCGCAATAGAAGATCCAATCAGAGAAGACAGTTCCGAGGCTGTGAGAAAACTCAAAGAGATGGGAATAGAACCTGTCATGATAACGGGAGACAATGAAAAGACTGCAAAAGCGGTTGCAAGACGCCTTGGAATAGAAAGGTTCCACGCTGGTGTGAAGCCTTCTGAAAAACTGGACCTTGTGAGGTCTTACCAGGCTCAGGGAAAGAAAGTTGCGATGGTGGGAGACGGTATGAACGACGCCGCCGCTTTGAAAGGGGCAGATGTTGGAATAGCGATAGGTTCGGGAACAGACCTTGCCATCGACAGCGCAGACATCATCATAACAAAGGGCGGTATATCGAAAGTCGTCGATGCGATAGAAATATCAAGAAAGACTTTCAAAATCATAAAACAGAACCTGTTCTGGGCCTTCTTCTACAACGTGGTGGCCATTCCCATGGCGATGATGGGACTGCTTCATCCGGTGATCGCAGAACTCGCCATGGCTTTCAGTTCCATCACTGTGACTCTCAACTCTATGAGGGTGAGAGAGTGA
- a CDS encoding carboxymuconolactone decarboxylase family protein: protein MNEFERWRREFPEVSGAVVRMRNKAFSDGSIPAKYKVLAALAIAVVEKCKPCAQGYYQKAIEMGATKDEIKEILEVAVTMGACIAETWAREVWQYERSENDGGSCCEE from the coding sequence ATGAATGAATTCGAAAGGTGGAGAAGAGAATTCCCTGAGGTGAGCGGTGCGGTTGTGAGGATGAGAAATAAGGCCTTTTCTGATGGATCGATACCTGCAAAGTACAAGGTGCTGGCAGCCTTAGCCATAGCGGTTGTGGAAAAGTGCAAGCCCTGTGCTCAGGGGTACTATCAAAAAGCAATTGAAATGGGTGCCACAAAGGATGAAATAAAAGAGATCCTCGAAGTTGCTGTCACCATGGGAGCCTGCATCGCAGAAACCTGGGCGAGGGAGGTGTGGCAGTATGAGCGATCAGAAAACGATGGAGGATCGTGCTGCGAAGAATGA
- a CDS encoding SHOCT domain-containing protein: protein MCPFCFWSWGFWPWNWGGVIMMIFWAVILVFLFVFLFRWLGGERHERVERTDRALEILKERFARGEITEEEYERMKRKIQNE, encoded by the coding sequence ATGTGTCCATTCTGTTTTTGGAGCTGGGGCTTCTGGCCCTGGAACTGGGGAGGAGTTATCATGATGATTTTCTGGGCAGTTATTCTGGTGTTTCTTTTTGTCTTTCTCTTCAGGTGGCTTGGAGGAGAAAGACATGAAAGAGTGGAAAGAACTGATAGAGCTCTTGAGATACTGAAGGAAAGGTTTGCCCGTGGCGAAATCACGGAAGAAGAGTATGAGAGAATGAAGAGGAAGATCCAAAATGAATGA
- a CDS encoding YHS domain-containing protein, with protein sequence MKVKDPVCGMKIEKEEAAEKIEYMGKEYYFCSQECAEKFKDNPEQYAHQKNSHGHGCCH encoded by the coding sequence ATGAAAGTGAAGGATCCCGTCTGCGGAATGAAGATCGAAAAAGAAGAAGCGGCAGAAAAGATAGAGTACATGGGGAAAGAGTACTACTTCTGTTCTCAAGAGTGTGCTGAAAAGTTCAAAGATAACCCGGAGCAGTATGCACACCAGAAAAACTCACACGGCCATGGATGCTGTCATTGA